One part of the Pecten maximus chromosome 1, xPecMax1.1, whole genome shotgun sequence genome encodes these proteins:
- the LOC117327063 gene encoding uncharacterized protein LOC117327063 — protein MMLVDGEIRSTGDITFVPPTVKCQSSRGTCDISFVPPTVKCQSSRGTGDITFVLPTVKCQSSRGTCDISFVPPTVKCQSSRGTCDISFVPPTVKCQSSRGTGDITFVLPTVKCQSSRGTGDITFVLPTVKCQSSRGTGDISFVPPTVKCWSSRGTGDITFVLPTVKCQSSRGTGDITFVLPTVKCQSSRGTGDITFVLPTVKCQSSKGTGDITFVPPTVKCQSSRGTGDITFVLPTVKCQSSRGTGDITFVLPTVKCQSSRGTGDISFVPPTVKCRSSRGTGDITFVPPTVKCQSSKGTGDITFVPPTVKCQSSRGTGDITFVLPTVKCQSSRGTGDITFVLPTVKCQSSRGTGDITFVLPTVKCQSSRGTGDITFVLPTVKCQSSRGTGDITFVLPTVKCQSSRGTGDITFVLPTVKCQSSRGTGDISFVPPTVKCRSSRGTGDINFVPPTVKCQSSRGTGDISFVPPTVKCWSSRGTGDITFVLPTVKCQSSRGTGDITFVLPTVKCQSSRGTGDITFVLPTVKCQSSRGTGDINFVPPTVKCQSSRGTGDISFVPPTVKCWSSRGTGDITFVLPTVKCQSSRGTGDITFVLPTVKCQSSRGTCDISFVPPTVKCQSSRGTGDITFVLPTVKCQSSKGTGDITFVPPTVKCQSSRGTGDITFVLPTVKCQSSRGTGDICFVLPTVKCQSSRGTGDITFVLPTVKCQSSRGTGDITLVLLTVKCQSSRGTGDISFVLLTVKCPSSRGTGDITFVLLKCQSSRGTGDITLVPPTVKCQSSRYR, from the exons ATGATGTTGGTGGATGGAGAGATCAGGAGTACAG GTGACATAACATTTGTACCACCAACAGTAAAATGTCAGTCAAGTAGGGGTACATGTGACATCTCTTTTGTACCACCAACAGTAAAATGTCAGTCAAGTAGGGGTACAGGTGACATTACATTTGTACTACCAACAGTAAAATGTCAGTCAAGTAGGGGTACATGTGACATCTCTTTTGTACCACCAACAGTAAAATGTCAGTCAAGTAGGGGTACATGTGACATCTCTTTTGTACCACCAACAGTAAAATGTCAGTCAAGTAGGGGTACAGGTGACATAACATTTGTACTACCAACAGTAAAATGTCAGTCAAGTAGGGGTACAGGTGACATTACATTTGTACTACCAACAGTAAAATGTCAGTCAAGTAGGGGGACAGGTGACATCTCTTTTGTACCACCAACAGTAAAATGTTGGTCAAGTAGGGGTACAGGTGACATAACATTTGTACTACCAACAGTAAAATGTCAGTCAAGTAGGGGTACAGGTGACATTACATTTGTACTACCAACAGTAAAATGTCAGTCAAGTAGGGGTACAGGTGACATTACTTTTGTACTACCAACAGTAAAATGTCAGTCAAGTAAGGGTACAGGTGACATTACTTTTGTACCACCAACAGTAAAATGTCAGTCAAGTAGGGGGACAGGTGACATTACATTTGTACTACCAACAGTAAAATGTCAGTCAAGTAGGGGTACAGGTGACATAACATTTGTACTACCAACAGTAAAATGTCAGTCAAGTAGGGGGACAGGTGACATCTCTTTTGTACCACCAACAGTAAAATGTCGGTCAAGTAGGGGTACAGGTGACATTACATTTGTACCACCAACAGTAAAATGTCAGTCAAGTAAGGGTACAGGTGACATTACTTTTGTACCACCAACAGTAAAATGTCAGTCAAGTAGGGGTACAGGTGACATAACATTTGTACTACCAACAGTAAAATGTCAGTCAAGTAGGGGTACAGGTGACATAACATTTGTACTACCAACAGTAAAATGTCAGTCAAGTAGGGGTACAGGTGACATAACATTTGTACTACCAACAGTAAAATGTCAGTCAAGTAGGGGTACAGGTGACATAACATTTGTACTACCAACAGTAAAATGTCAGTCAAGTAGGGGTACAGGTGACATAACATTTGTACTACCAACAGTAAAATGTCAGTCAAGTAGGGGTACAGGTGACATAACATTTGTACTACCAACAGTAAAATGTCAGTCAAGTAGGGGGACAGGTGACATCTCTTTTGTACCACCAACAGTAAAATGTCGGTCAAGTAGGGGGACAGGTGACATTAATTTTGTACCACCAACAGTAAAATGTCAGTCAAGTAGGGGTACAGGTGACATCTCTTTTGTACCACCAACAGTAAAATGTTGGTCAAGTAGGGGTACAGGTGACATTACTTTTGTACTACCAACAGTAAAATGTCAGTCAAGTAGGGGTACAGGTGACATAACATTTGTACTACCAACAGTAAAATGTCAGTCAAGTAGGGGTACAGGTGACATTACATTTGTACTACCAACAGTAAAATGTCAGTCAAGTAGGGGGACAGGTGACATTAATTTTGTACCACCAACAGTAAAATGTCAGTCAAGTAGGGGTACAGGTGACATCTCTTTTGTACCACCAACAGTAAAATGTTGGTCAAGTAGGGGTACAGGTGACATTACTTTTGTACTACCAACAGTAAAATGTCAGTCAAGTAGGGGTACAGGTGACATAACATTTGTACTACCAACAGTAAAATGTCAGTCAAGTAGGGGTACATGTGACATCTCTTTTGTACCACCAACAGTAAAATGTCAGTCAAGTAGGGGTACAGGTGACATTACATTTGTACTACCAACAGTAAAATGTCAGTCAAGTAAGGGTACAGGTGACATTACTTTTGTACCACCAACAGTAAAATGTCAGTCAAGTAGGGGGACAGGTGACATTACATTTGTACTACCAACAGTAAAATGTCAGTCAAGTAGGGGGACAGGTGACATCTGTTTTGTACTACCAACAGTAAAATGTCAGTCAAGTAGGGGTACAGGTGACATTACATTTGTACTACCAACAGTAAAATGTCAGTCAAGTAGGGGGACAGGTGACATTACATTGGTACTACTAACAGTAAAATGTCAGTCAAGTAGGGGGACAGGTGACATCTCTTTTGTACTACTAACAGTAAAATGTCCGTCAAGTAGGGGTACAGGTGACATTACTTTTGTACTACTAAAATGTCAGTCAAGTAGGGGGACAGGTGACATTACATTGGTACCACCAACAGTAAAATGTCAGTCAAGTAGGTACAGGTGA
- the LOC117327073 gene encoding protoheme IX farnesyltransferase, mitochondrial-like, whose amino-acid sequence MAHTWLPVTVRCLRCCRISLNRSISNVLPSSIIHRQYSSKPATAELESDDSDCEFTNGKPIKWPPPENSEQTPMNSKEHDFLLKRGEQGFIIFNKPASSLIHIHKENAKKHEEFFFPKSSTGFKYTSRAIVAQLIQQDRVSVDTLQEERQLTSPGLQRQSVDDFNWKEQKLDISNLPNYYKRLSKIRLTGLVVLTTMAGYGIGPAAFDPVTFALVSLGTALTSCSANAINQYLEVPFDSQMNRTKNRVLVQGHLSPLHAVMFAGVSGSLGLAILTLGTNPITTALGAFNLGLYTMVYTPMKRSSTANTWVGSVVGAIPPMMGWAACTGGLEPGAWLLGAILFAWQFPHFNALSWNLRPDYSRGGYRMMSVINPALCKRVALRYSVAMIGLCTLAPIMGVTSWTFAVDSLPFNLYMSYLALRFYQKGDSNSSRKLFRFTLLHIPAVLVLMLLSKITMDKVVPAEVTTDSVADNVTTSETATSVTTVTVNTNKTGNTEGNISIPEKAA is encoded by the exons ATGGCCCACACTTGGTTACCAGTGACAGTGAGATGTCTTCGATGCTGTCGGATTAGCTTAAATCGTTCTATATCAAATGTTCTTCCATCAAGTATAATACACAGA CAATATTCATCGAAACCAGCAACTGCAGAACTTGAGAGTGATGACAGTGACTGTGAGTTTACCAATGGAAAACCTATCAAATGGCCACCACCAGAGAACTCAGAACAAACACCGATGAATAGTAAGGAACATGATTTCCTCCTAAAACGAGGCGAGCAAGGCTTCATCATCTTTAACAAACCTGCATCTTCACTGATCCATATACACAAGGAAAATGCTAAAAAACATGAAGAATTCTTTTTCCCTAAGTCAAGTACTGGTTTTAAGTACACTTCCCGAGCCATTGTTGCTCAGTTGATCCAGCAGGATCGTGTATCTGTTGACACACTGCAGGAGGAGCGCCAGCTAACAAGTCCAGGGCTGCAACGCCAATCAGTTGATGATTTCAACTGGAAGGAACAAAAACTGGACATATCCAACCTCCCCAACTACTATAAACGGCTGTCCAAGATCAGATTGACTG GTCTGGTTGTGCTTACTACCATGGCAGGTTATGGGATTGGCCCAGCAGCTTTTGATCCTGTTACATTTGCTCTGGTTTCCCTGGGAACAGCTCTGACTTCATGTTCAGCAAATGCTATTAATCAG TATTTAGAAGTTCCTTTCGATTCACAAATGAACAGGACAAAGAACCGAGTTCTTGTACAAGGCCACTTAAG CCCCCTACATGCAGTAATGTTTGCCGGTGTGTCTGGCAGCTTGGGTCTGGCTATCCTCACCTTAGGTACCAACCCTATAACAACCGCCTTGGGAGCTTTTAACCTTGGCCTCTACACAATGGTGTACACACCAATGAAAAGGAGCAGTACTGCCAACACGTGGGTAGGATCTGTGGTGGGAGCTATACCCCCTATGATGGGCTGGGCAGCTTGTACTGGAGGACTAGAACCAG GTGCATGGCTACTTGGCGCTATCCTTTTTGCATGGCAGTTCCCCCACTTTAATGCCTTGAGTTGGAACCTGAGGCCAGACTATTCTCGTGGTGGCTATAGGATGATGTCTGTGATTAATCCTGCTCTGTGTAAACGTGTTGCTCTACGCTACTCTGTGGCAATGATTGGGCTATGTACCTTGGCACCTATCATGGGGGTGACTTCCTGGACATTTGCTGTTGATTCACTGCCATTTAACCTGTACATGTCGTACCTCGCTCTTCGTTTTTATCAGAAAGGAGACAGCAATTCATCACGTAAACTCTTTCGTTTCACACTGTTGCATATCCCTGCAGTTCTGGTACTGATGCTGCTAAGTAAAATCACCATGGATAAGGTTGTTCCTGCCGAGGTAACCACAGACAGTGTCGCTGACAATGTAACAACTTCTGAAACAGCCACCTCTGTTACAACAGTTACTgttaacacaaacaaaactGGTAACACAGAGGGAAATATTTCTATACCAGAAAAGGCAGcttaa
- the LOC117327083 gene encoding ribonuclease P protein subunit p21-like: MGKSKDNSYVVNKEAYQRINFLYQAAHLSLTRSPADLSLCKFYINIMKTITKRLVLRLHPSMKRNFCRRCCVLMVPGVSATVRTAGKREKHTIVTCLECKSIKRYLWCENHKLWADHPELWLKREELT, from the exons atgggaaaatcTAAAGATAATAGTTACGTTGTTAACAAAGAAGCATATCAGCGGATAAATTTCCTGTACCAG GCAGCACATCTGTCCCTGACCAGAAGTCCAGCAGACCTTAGCCTCTGTAAATTCTACATTAACATCATGAAGACCATCACTAAAAGACTGGTGTTGAGACT ACATCCAAGTATGAAGAGGAATTTCTGTAGGCGGTGCTGTGTTCTGATGGTCCCAGGTGTGTCTGCTACAGTCCGAACTGCAG GAAAGCGTGAAAAACACACAATTGTAACCTGTCTAGAGTGTAAAAGCATAAAGAGGTATCTGTGGTGTGAAAATCATAAGTTGTGGGCAGACCACCCAGAGTTGTGGCTGAAGAGGGAGGAACTTACATGA
- the LOC117327093 gene encoding methionine-R-sulfoxide reductase B1-A-like → MSFCGWFSGEHYRDHFEKGVYSCKKCGNELFHSSQKYEHSSPWPAFNKLINPDSVSRSPESKTAIKIHCGQCGNGLGHEFLGDGPKKGTNRYUIFSDSLEFVTNENRKKPTVES, encoded by the exons ATGTCGTTTTGCGGTTGGTTCAGTGGCGAACATTACAGAGATCACTTCGAGAAAG GAGTGTATTCATGTAAGAAGTGTGGAAATGAACTGTTTCATAGTTCACAGAAGTATGAGCACTCATCACCTTGGCCAGCCTTTAACAAACTAATCAACCCTGACTCTGTGAGCAGGTCACCCGAATCAAAGACAGCCATCAAG ATCCACTGTGGGCAGTGTGGAAACGGATTGGGCCATGAGTTCCTCGGTGATGGACCCAAGAAAGGCACGAATCGATACTGAATATTCAGTGACTCATTGGAGTTTGTAACCAATGAGA ACCGTAAAAAGCCTACCGTAGAGAGCTGA